A window from Aquabacterium sp. NJ1 encodes these proteins:
- a CDS encoding Fic family protein: MHSLSPDYLAKLRFDAQQLATLRALGEYRGKQQLFVAQSPEVLSDLRQVAVVESTESSNRLEGVVVAAHRLKSLVLKNATPQSRSEQEVAGYRDALGLIHESGDQMPFSEGTVLQLHGMLYRYMPQSGGHWKATNNDIIERHPDGSSRVRFRPVAAHLTPMAMADMISRYRTALDLHLADPLVLVPLAILDFLCIHPFPDGNGRMARLLTLQLLYHFDYAVGRFISLERIFEESKESYYETLEASSQGWHAADHNIAPWLDYFWGALLRAYKEFEERVGTIERGRGAKGDRVRSEILKRQLPFSISEIEEACPGISRDMVRVILRAMKAEGLIEPNGKGRGAKWQHKQP; encoded by the coding sequence ATGCACTCGCTCTCGCCAGACTACCTCGCCAAGCTGCGCTTCGACGCGCAGCAACTGGCGACGCTGCGCGCCTTGGGTGAGTACAGGGGCAAGCAGCAGCTTTTTGTGGCGCAGTCGCCTGAGGTCTTGAGTGACTTGCGGCAAGTTGCTGTGGTCGAGTCCACCGAGTCTTCCAACCGGCTGGAAGGCGTGGTCGTCGCGGCTCATCGGCTCAAGTCTCTGGTGCTGAAAAATGCCACGCCACAAAGCCGATCCGAGCAGGAGGTGGCAGGTTATCGCGATGCCCTGGGCCTGATCCATGAAAGCGGCGACCAGATGCCGTTTTCAGAGGGCACCGTGCTGCAGCTCCATGGCATGTTGTATCGATACATGCCTCAGTCTGGCGGGCATTGGAAGGCGACGAACAACGACATCATTGAGCGCCATCCTGACGGCAGTTCAAGGGTGCGTTTCCGTCCTGTTGCTGCGCACCTGACACCCATGGCGATGGCTGACATGATCAGCCGCTACCGCACTGCGCTGGATCTGCACCTGGCCGATCCTTTGGTCTTGGTGCCGCTGGCCATTCTCGACTTCCTGTGCATCCACCCATTCCCAGATGGTAATGGCCGCATGGCGCGCCTGTTGACCCTGCAATTGCTGTATCACTTTGACTATGCAGTGGGCCGCTTCATCAGCTTGGAGCGCATCTTCGAGGAGTCGAAGGAAAGCTACTACGAAACGCTGGAAGCCAGTTCTCAAGGCTGGCACGCAGCGGATCACAACATCGCCCCATGGCTCGACTACTTCTGGGGTGCGCTCCTTCGCGCTTACAAAGAATTCGAGGAGCGCGTGGGCACCATTGAGCGCGGGCGGGGAGCCAAGGGGGACCGCGTTCGCTCTGAGATTCTCAAACGCCAACTGCCCTTCTCCATCTCGGAGATTGAGGAAGCGTGCCCCGGCATCAGCCGCGACATGGTACGCGTGATTTTGAGGGCGATGAAGGCAGAGGGCCTGATCGAACCGAATGGCAAAGGAAGGGGCGCCAAATGGCAGCACAAACAGCCCTGA
- a CDS encoding FAD-dependent monooxygenase, translating to MTTNRPNAVSLAIIGAGPAGLSLALQAAQALPQARITVFDARPADKDVSGDARTLALSQGTVQELQRMGIWDAIEASGRSAPILEVHVSQQQPTVLWPGQQQPEVRIAAKEQGVPQLGAVVSYGTLVAPLQQAWQRTVDQDEHRCAMRFATPVRGLKSVDEGVEVDADIAEQFDLVVVAEGGVFSDQAKLKWPAGVSHDYGQTAWVGQVLLDDDGRTGMAFERFTTSGPAALLPLPPGPVVPGGPSGRRAALVWCVQQDDDPVRELDDAQRLTLLNTIFHPAVGLITQLSPLKAFPLGLNAHRQLVNEGSVVRIGNAAQTLHPVAGQGFNLGMRDVHVLLDALKHTPWSPEDDVATKQMKVRRALRQFERRRQPDRWALLATTDFLARSFTWPAPALATLRGLGIGAVGALSPVKRLLARSMMFGWR from the coding sequence ATGACCACGAACCGCCCGAATGCCGTCAGCCTGGCCATCATCGGCGCAGGGCCCGCTGGCCTGAGCCTGGCCCTGCAAGCCGCGCAAGCCTTGCCCCAAGCCCGCATCACCGTGTTCGACGCCCGCCCCGCCGACAAGGACGTCTCGGGCGATGCCCGCACCCTGGCCCTGTCGCAAGGCACGGTGCAGGAACTCCAGCGCATGGGCATCTGGGATGCCATCGAGGCCAGCGGCCGCAGCGCCCCCATCCTGGAGGTGCACGTCTCGCAGCAGCAACCCACCGTGCTGTGGCCCGGCCAGCAGCAGCCCGAGGTACGCATTGCCGCCAAAGAGCAAGGCGTGCCGCAACTGGGTGCCGTGGTGAGCTATGGCACCTTGGTCGCACCACTGCAGCAGGCCTGGCAACGCACCGTGGATCAGGATGAGCACCGCTGCGCCATGCGCTTTGCCACGCCCGTGCGCGGCCTCAAGTCGGTGGACGAGGGCGTCGAGGTGGACGCCGACATCGCCGAGCAGTTCGACCTGGTGGTGGTAGCCGAAGGTGGCGTGTTCTCCGACCAGGCCAAACTGAAGTGGCCTGCTGGCGTGAGCCACGATTACGGCCAGACCGCCTGGGTCGGCCAGGTGCTGCTCGACGATGATGGCCGCACCGGCATGGCGTTCGAGCGTTTCACCACCTCGGGCCCTGCCGCCTTGCTGCCGCTGCCGCCCGGCCCGGTGGTGCCCGGTGGCCCCAGCGGCCGCCGCGCCGCGCTCGTCTGGTGCGTGCAGCAAGACGACGACCCCGTGCGCGAGCTCGACGACGCGCAACGGCTCACCCTGCTCAACACCATCTTCCACCCTGCGGTTGGCCTCATCACCCAGCTGTCGCCGCTCAAAGCCTTCCCGCTGGGGCTCAATGCGCACCGGCAACTGGTCAATGAAGGTTCGGTGGTGCGCATCGGCAATGCTGCGCAGACCCTGCACCCGGTGGCGGGCCAAGGCTTCAACCTGGGCATGCGGGATGTGCACGTGCTGCTGGACGCCCTGAAACACACGCCCTGGTCACCTGAGGACGATGTGGCCACCAAACAGATGAAAGTGCGACGCGCCTTGCGCCAGTTCGAGCGCCGGCGTCAGCCGGACCGCTGGGCCTTGCTGGCCACCACGGACTTCCTGGCGCGCAGCTTCACCTGGCCCGCGCCTGCGCTGGCCACCTTGCGTGGCCTGGGGATCGGGGCGGTGGGGGCACTCAGCCCGGTCAAGCGGCTGCTCGCGCGCTCGATGATGTTTGGCTGGCGCTGA
- the ispB gene encoding octaprenyl diphosphate synthase, with product MTSSSAPIASYRQLSATDMAEVDQVIHRRLASQVALVNQISHYIVNAGGKRVRPMLLLLIARALGSDSTQRHELAAVVEFIHTATLLHDDVVDESDLRRGRKTANAMFGNAASVLVGDFLYSRAFQMMVLTNRMRVMEILAEATNVIAEGEVLQLMNMHDPDITVDDYLRVIEYKTAKLFEASARLGAVITDATPDVEEACAAYGRALGTAFQLIDDLLDYEGSTAELGKNIGDDLREGKPTLPLLVAMQRGTAEQREMIRNAIINGEVERMVEIVAIVKATGALEATREAAQAQAELAKGCLASLPDSEYRQALLQLSFDSIHRSS from the coding sequence GTGACCTCCTCCTCCGCCCCCATCGCCAGTTACCGTCAACTCTCCGCCACTGACATGGCCGAGGTCGATCAGGTCATCCACCGCCGGCTGGCGTCCCAGGTGGCCCTGGTCAACCAGATCTCGCACTACATCGTCAACGCGGGTGGCAAACGGGTGCGCCCCATGCTGCTGTTGCTGATTGCGCGTGCACTGGGCAGCGACAGCACACAGCGGCACGAGTTGGCCGCTGTGGTGGAGTTCATCCACACGGCCACCTTGCTGCACGATGATGTGGTGGACGAGTCCGACCTGCGCCGTGGCCGCAAGACGGCCAACGCGATGTTCGGCAACGCGGCCAGCGTGCTGGTGGGCGACTTCCTGTACTCGCGTGCCTTCCAGATGATGGTGCTGACCAACCGCATGCGCGTGATGGAGATCCTGGCCGAGGCCACGAACGTCATCGCCGAGGGCGAGGTGCTGCAGCTGATGAACATGCACGACCCCGACATCACGGTGGACGACTACCTGCGTGTGATCGAATACAAGACCGCCAAGCTGTTCGAGGCCAGCGCCCGCCTGGGGGCCGTCATCACCGACGCCACGCCGGATGTGGAAGAGGCTTGCGCCGCTTATGGCCGCGCGCTTGGTACCGCCTTCCAGCTGATCGACGACCTGCTGGACTACGAAGGCAGCACCGCCGAGCTGGGCAAGAACATCGGCGACGACCTGCGCGAAGGCAAGCCGACGCTGCCCTTGCTGGTGGCCATGCAGCGTGGCACGGCCGAGCAGCGCGAGATGATCCGCAACGCCATCATCAACGGCGAGGTGGAGCGCATGGTCGAAATCGTGGCCATCGTGAAGGCCACCGGCGCGCTGGAGGCCACGCGTGAAGCGGCTCAGGCTCAGGCCGAACTGGCCAAGGGTTGCCTGGCCTCGTTGCCGGATTCTGAATACCGGCAAGCTCTGCTACAATTATCGTTTGACTCGATCCACAGGTCATCTTGA
- a CDS encoding DEAD/DEAH box helicase, whose translation MDDVFEFRNQLVERYSNFSRSFVRIAARDIREEVERQYQDGRYWPEPLVQINPNYQRKGTVQSLAVEGVLHPLCADVFQVGKPEGNPQPLHLYAHQLQALAKGQSGQSYVVTTGTGSGKSLSFFIPIIDRIIKAKAEGGKPRTRAIVIYPMNALANSQLEELDKFLHGYASDAKPFTVARYTGQENKPERDAMADNPPDILLTNFMMLEYILTRFDDVDRRVVDHCEGLDFLVLDELHTYRGRQGADVALLVRRLRERLKANKLVCIGTSATMSSAGTQADRNRTVAEVATKLFGTQISEHDVIGETLERVTDPLKDVASIAADLHATVQLEHFEWPTFEAFQKDPLSIWVELNLGIELPEHEPPRRAKPKTLQSACDDLARDASCDVPVARAALQRFLVAAHDVRTPQGRPPFAFKLHQFISGPGKVLTTLEAPGYRHITLDAQRFAPGRQSEGVHLYSAHFCRDCGQEYFPVWSSGQHHTTYLPREVDDVSADDKEDLSYGFLCPVKGGQQYSGQIEDLPETWLDLSRDEPKVKPAYRKAVPYQIAVSPEGHEGSGEEFWFIPGKFRFCLSCGVTHEAHGKDANRLSSLSGEGRSSATTMIALSALQQLFALPNPAPGQPDPRKLLGFTDNRQDAALQAGHFNDFIFLLTLRSGLIGALQDNAGVLTEEQLADAVFKSLGFHQVDQTILVEYLRSPKLMGLARQEAQRTLRFIIAYRLLRDLRRGWRFNNPNLDQLGLLAIRYRGLDEFCANASSFADHSVLARLSPSHRARMCELLFDNLRRHLCLETRYLDPVEQDKARTSGHTYLTERWAFAPDEKLETGRYLILGKRPEYKGKPRTDLVTGGPRSRLLRLVKTSSFWQDSVFADEVKRWKDGEWVEIIEALLRAAGNYGYVQRHAIDAQLAGWRLNAAALDWCLTTDQPLGDDSRVNTFFRELYLSVADLLRLPSHPLFEFEAQEHTAQVDAPRRQLLEQRFRYTDKDRNDWSQNPAHEAPLERLPVMFCSPTMELGVDISALNTVYLRNMPPTPANYAQRSGRAGRSGQQALVVTYCAALSPHDQWFFHHANDMVHGVVRAPTLDLANRDLVDSHLQAVWLASTHTPLDASIAPMLDLDQPGKPLKPSYQDAFHAPGVRERALSSAQRVVDQLLKELNGSHWFSGDYVEQVIDRAPQQFSGALERWRVLFDATRQQMNMADQIVKSHTASHTERQNAQRRYGDAARQYAVLLKSGNSQNTDFYTYRYLASQGFLPGYNFPRLPLMAWIPARGGQTTNGKDDEGSMVSRPRFLALSEFGPRSLIYHQGRMYRVVRAKLNVGNADHVSGNSQLATITSLVCSQCGYGHLGEPGGGQPLVNRCENCDALLTETDWVRELYRIETVETLPVERISINDEDRQRQGFELQTTYRFLPGPDGKIQKQKADVLLGDEDLAELSYAPAARIWRINRGWRRRKDKEQLGFYINPITGTWSKQDAPDAGEDSCNDDALMDKVPNQRIVPFVEDHRNLLILAPVHALPLEAMATLQAALKRGIELTFQIEESELVAEPLPKLDERRALLFYEAAEGGAGVLTRLANDAASLAMVAQNALRLLHHRDPADGIWRLEDLPDLEQTDDLGNHICEAGCYQCLLSYFNQPDHEHINRRNPEALKLLVAMANAQVKLRPADEATEVASVGSESSSDADSLEARWLAALQQAGLTAPDALNVPVNQGAAVAAAQYKSARALVFLSKPDAAITATLHDKGWQVIDFSEPESWSARFAEHPAVFGSSS comes from the coding sequence ATGGACGACGTTTTTGAGTTTCGCAACCAATTGGTTGAACGCTACAGCAACTTTTCTCGCAGCTTCGTGCGCATTGCTGCACGCGACATTCGAGAAGAGGTTGAGCGTCAGTACCAGGATGGCCGGTACTGGCCCGAGCCCTTGGTTCAGATCAACCCGAACTACCAACGCAAAGGCACGGTGCAATCGCTGGCGGTGGAAGGTGTCTTGCACCCCCTCTGTGCAGACGTATTCCAGGTGGGCAAGCCAGAGGGCAACCCCCAGCCACTTCACCTGTACGCGCATCAACTTCAGGCCCTTGCCAAGGGGCAATCCGGGCAAAGTTATGTGGTGACCACGGGCACAGGCTCCGGCAAGTCGCTGTCCTTTTTCATCCCGATCATTGACCGCATCATCAAAGCCAAGGCTGAGGGCGGCAAGCCTCGTACCCGCGCCATCGTCATCTACCCGATGAACGCTTTGGCCAACAGCCAACTGGAAGAGTTGGACAAGTTCCTCCATGGCTATGCGTCCGACGCAAAGCCATTCACTGTGGCCCGTTATACCGGCCAAGAGAATAAGCCTGAGCGCGACGCCATGGCGGACAACCCGCCAGACATCCTGCTCACTAACTTCATGATGCTGGAGTACATCCTCACCCGCTTTGACGACGTGGATCGAAGGGTTGTGGATCACTGTGAGGGGCTGGATTTCCTGGTGCTCGATGAACTCCACACCTACCGAGGCCGTCAGGGCGCCGACGTGGCATTGCTTGTTCGCCGCCTGCGCGAGCGGCTCAAGGCCAACAAGCTCGTTTGTATTGGCACCTCAGCCACCATGTCGAGTGCTGGTACCCAAGCTGACCGCAACCGAACGGTGGCGGAAGTCGCAACCAAACTGTTTGGCACCCAGATCAGTGAGCACGATGTGATTGGCGAGACGCTTGAACGCGTCACCGATCCGCTCAAGGACGTGGCATCTATTGCTGCAGATTTGCACGCAACGGTTCAACTTGAGCATTTTGAATGGCCAACCTTCGAGGCCTTTCAGAAAGACCCCTTGTCCATCTGGGTCGAGCTCAACCTCGGTATTGAGTTGCCAGAGCACGAGCCGCCGCGCCGCGCCAAACCCAAGACCCTTCAGTCCGCCTGCGATGATCTTGCCCGTGATGCGAGTTGTGACGTGCCCGTGGCGCGCGCTGCATTGCAGCGCTTTTTGGTCGCCGCCCACGACGTGAGGACACCTCAAGGACGTCCGCCATTCGCTTTCAAACTCCACCAGTTCATCAGCGGTCCAGGCAAGGTGCTCACCACCCTGGAGGCTCCTGGCTACAGGCACATCACGCTTGATGCCCAGCGCTTCGCCCCAGGGCGACAGAGTGAAGGCGTTCACCTTTACTCTGCACATTTCTGCCGAGACTGTGGCCAGGAGTATTTCCCCGTTTGGAGCTCTGGGCAGCACCACACGACCTACTTGCCACGAGAGGTCGATGACGTCAGTGCCGACGACAAAGAAGACCTCAGCTATGGATTTCTGTGCCCAGTCAAGGGCGGTCAACAATACAGCGGCCAGATCGAGGATTTGCCAGAAACCTGGCTTGACTTGAGTCGCGACGAGCCCAAAGTTAAACCGGCATATCGGAAAGCAGTTCCTTACCAAATCGCCGTGAGCCCCGAAGGTCATGAAGGCTCGGGTGAGGAATTCTGGTTCATCCCTGGCAAGTTCCGCTTCTGCCTAAGCTGTGGTGTCACACATGAGGCGCACGGCAAGGATGCCAATCGCCTGTCCAGTTTGTCAGGCGAGGGCCGCTCATCGGCCACCACCATGATTGCGCTGAGTGCCTTGCAGCAACTCTTCGCTCTGCCAAACCCAGCGCCCGGACAACCTGATCCCCGCAAACTTCTTGGGTTCACCGACAACCGCCAAGACGCCGCGCTTCAGGCTGGGCACTTCAATGACTTCATCTTCCTGTTGACCCTGCGCTCTGGACTGATCGGTGCCTTGCAGGACAACGCAGGCGTGCTGACCGAGGAGCAGCTTGCTGATGCTGTGTTCAAGTCACTTGGCTTCCACCAGGTCGATCAAACCATCCTGGTCGAGTACCTGCGGTCCCCCAAACTGATGGGCCTGGCAAGACAAGAGGCTCAACGCACACTTCGATTCATCATTGCATACCGGCTGCTGCGCGACCTTCGTCGCGGCTGGCGCTTCAACAACCCCAACCTAGATCAACTTGGCCTTCTGGCGATCCGTTATCGCGGGCTGGATGAGTTTTGTGCCAACGCCAGCTCCTTCGCAGACCATAGCGTACTCGCCAGGCTCAGCCCAAGCCATCGAGCGCGCATGTGCGAACTTCTGTTCGACAACCTGCGCCGTCACTTGTGTCTTGAGACCCGATATCTTGATCCGGTTGAACAAGACAAAGCTCGTACCAGTGGTCACACCTACCTGACCGAGCGTTGGGCCTTTGCGCCCGATGAGAAGCTTGAAACCGGCCGCTACCTGATTCTCGGAAAACGCCCCGAGTACAAGGGCAAGCCACGCACCGATTTGGTCACGGGTGGCCCCAGGTCAAGGCTGCTGCGCTTGGTCAAGACATCCAGCTTTTGGCAAGACAGCGTTTTCGCCGACGAGGTCAAGCGCTGGAAGGACGGCGAGTGGGTCGAAATCATCGAGGCACTGCTGCGCGCTGCGGGCAACTACGGTTATGTGCAACGGCACGCCATTGATGCGCAGTTGGCTGGCTGGCGCCTGAATGCCGCCGCTTTGGATTGGTGTTTGACCACCGATCAACCACTCGGCGATGACAGCCGCGTCAACACCTTCTTCCGTGAGCTGTATCTGAGCGTGGCCGACCTGCTGCGTTTGCCGTCGCATCCATTGTTCGAGTTTGAAGCCCAAGAGCACACAGCACAGGTTGATGCGCCTCGCCGACAACTGCTGGAGCAACGCTTCCGCTACACAGATAAGGACCGCAACGACTGGTCTCAGAACCCCGCTCATGAGGCTCCCTTGGAACGCCTCCCGGTCATGTTCTGCTCGCCAACCATGGAGCTTGGCGTAGACATCTCCGCGCTTAACACGGTGTATCTGCGGAACATGCCCCCAACCCCGGCCAATTACGCACAACGTAGTGGCCGTGCCGGACGCTCGGGGCAGCAGGCTCTGGTGGTGACTTATTGCGCTGCACTGAGCCCGCACGATCAGTGGTTCTTCCACCATGCCAACGACATGGTCCACGGCGTGGTCCGAGCGCCGACGCTTGATCTGGCCAACCGCGACCTTGTAGACAGCCACCTGCAAGCCGTTTGGCTTGCCAGCACCCACACTCCACTGGATGCCAGCATCGCGCCGATGCTGGACCTCGACCAGCCGGGTAAGCCGCTCAAGCCAAGCTATCAAGATGCCTTCCATGCGCCAGGGGTGCGTGAACGTGCCTTGTCGAGTGCTCAGCGCGTGGTCGATCAACTGCTGAAGGAATTGAATGGCAGTCACTGGTTCTCAGGTGACTACGTCGAGCAGGTCATTGATCGAGCGCCGCAACAGTTCTCCGGGGCACTGGAGCGCTGGCGCGTCCTGTTCGATGCAACCCGGCAGCAGATGAACATGGCCGACCAGATCGTCAAGAGCCATACTGCCTCGCACACCGAACGTCAAAATGCCCAGCGCCGCTACGGTGATGCTGCGCGGCAGTACGCCGTCCTGCTCAAGTCAGGCAATAGCCAGAACACCGATTTCTACACCTACCGCTACTTGGCCAGCCAGGGCTTTTTGCCGGGCTACAACTTCCCGCGCTTGCCTCTCATGGCATGGATTCCAGCGCGCGGCGGTCAAACCACCAATGGCAAGGACGACGAAGGCAGCATGGTCAGTCGCCCTCGTTTCCTAGCGTTGTCGGAGTTTGGGCCTCGCAGCCTGATCTATCACCAGGGGCGAATGTACCGGGTGGTGCGAGCAAAGCTCAACGTGGGTAATGCAGATCACGTCTCCGGCAACAGTCAACTTGCGACCATCACTTCACTGGTGTGCAGTCAATGCGGCTATGGCCATTTGGGTGAACCTGGAGGTGGTCAGCCGCTGGTCAACCGCTGCGAAAACTGCGATGCCCTGTTGACTGAAACCGACTGGGTGCGTGAGCTCTACCGCATTGAGACGGTCGAAACCTTGCCGGTTGAGCGGATCTCGATCAACGACGAGGACCGCCAGCGCCAAGGCTTCGAGCTACAGACCACCTACCGGTTCTTGCCTGGGCCGGATGGAAAAATCCAGAAGCAGAAGGCCGACGTCTTGCTGGGCGACGAAGACCTTGCTGAGCTCAGCTACGCACCTGCTGCCCGCATTTGGCGCATCAATCGGGGGTGGCGCCGCCGCAAAGACAAAGAGCAACTTGGCTTCTACATCAACCCAATCACAGGAACCTGGAGCAAACAGGATGCCCCGGACGCGGGGGAAGACAGCTGTAACGATGATGCGCTCATGGACAAGGTGCCCAATCAGCGCATCGTCCCCTTTGTCGAAGACCACCGCAACCTCCTGATCTTGGCGCCAGTGCATGCGCTTCCATTGGAGGCCATGGCCACATTGCAAGCCGCGCTCAAACGCGGCATTGAGTTGACTTTCCAGATCGAAGAGTCAGAGTTGGTGGCAGAACCCTTGCCAAAGCTTGACGAACGCCGCGCGCTGCTGTTCTACGAAGCAGCGGAGGGCGGCGCGGGCGTGCTTACCCGTTTGGCCAACGACGCAGCGAGCCTGGCCATGGTGGCACAAAACGCCCTGCGTCTTTTGCACCATCGTGATCCAGCCGATGGCATTTGGCGCTTGGAGGACCTGCCCGATCTTGAGCAGACCGACGACCTCGGCAATCACATTTGTGAGGCAGGCTGCTACCAATGTCTGCTCTCGTATTTCAACCAACCAGACCACGAGCACATCAATCGCCGCAACCCGGAGGCGCTCAAATTGCTGGTGGCCATGGCCAACGCGCAAGTCAAGCTACGTCCAGCCGATGAAGCCACCGAGGTGGCGTCAGTCGGTTCAGAGTCATCTTCCGATGCCGATTCGCTGGAAGCGCGCTGGCTGGCTGCGCTCCAGCAGGCTGGTTTGACCGCACCTGACGCGTTGAACGTACCCGTCAACCAAGGCGCGGCCGTTGCTGCAGCCCAGTACAAGTCGGCACGTGCTTTGGTGTTCCTCAGCAAACCAGATGCAGCCATTACAGCCACGTTGCATGACAAGGGCTGGCAGGTGATTGACTTCTCTGAACCTGAATCTTGGTCTGCCCGCTTTGCGGAACACCCAGCGGTGTTTGGCTCATCCAGTTGA
- a CDS encoding replication protein RepA — protein MTDSKLIDANVIISSDAPGGDELMFCHSILTQIGLPRSEVKGREFQHSFGAAWLSVQAGFLDEGTGPVSQPVPYGATARLALTCISTLALRYKTREIDIGRSAAEFLHMLGYDLQGHRYRMLRKQIHALAACRLQLGFQGRTFNSLPVQQFEAWHPRTLGATSRWPGLLVLSEPFYAELLEHGVPLDGRALAALKGSALALDIYTWLAYRLHRIQGGPVAIPWAALMGQFAHQPQGLHAKETFRRGFLHGLHKVQMVYPRAMVEPFDGGLALHASPPPVAKQAFAAARLKGGSDE, from the coding sequence ATGACCGATTCGAAGCTGATCGACGCCAATGTCATCATCAGCTCTGATGCCCCCGGGGGCGATGAGCTGATGTTCTGCCACTCCATCCTGACCCAGATCGGTTTGCCCCGCAGCGAGGTCAAGGGCAGAGAGTTCCAGCACAGTTTTGGCGCAGCGTGGCTGAGTGTTCAGGCAGGCTTTCTGGATGAGGGGACGGGGCCGGTGTCGCAACCCGTGCCGTACGGCGCCACGGCGAGACTGGCCTTGACTTGCATTTCGACGCTTGCCCTGCGTTACAAAACACGCGAAATTGACATTGGGCGAAGCGCCGCCGAGTTCTTGCACATGCTGGGCTATGATCTTCAGGGGCACCGCTACAGGATGCTTCGCAAGCAGATACATGCCCTGGCTGCATGTCGTTTGCAGCTCGGATTCCAGGGGCGTACGTTCAACAGCCTGCCGGTACAGCAATTTGAAGCGTGGCATCCGCGAACGCTTGGGGCCACGTCTCGTTGGCCAGGGTTGCTTGTGTTGTCTGAGCCCTTCTACGCTGAGCTGCTGGAACACGGTGTCCCGCTGGATGGCCGTGCCCTTGCCGCGCTGAAGGGCTCGGCTTTGGCCTTAGACATCTACACCTGGCTGGCCTACCGACTGCACCGCATCCAAGGTGGCCCCGTCGCCATCCCATGGGCCGCGCTGATGGGCCAGTTCGCCCATCAGCCACAAGGGCTGCACGCCAAGGAGACCTTCCGACGAGGGTTTCTGCATGGCCTTCACAAAGTCCAGATGGTCTATCCACGGGCGATGGTCGAACCTTTCGACGGCGGCCTGGCGCTGCACGCCTCACCTCCCCCTGTCGCCAAGCAAGCTTTCGCTGCGGCCCGCCTAAAGGGAGGCTCGGATGAGTGA